A genomic region of Armatimonadota bacterium contains the following coding sequences:
- a CDS encoding redox-sensing transcriptional repressor Rex, with amino-acid sequence MPRSLRVPVPTLERLATYLRYLNDLEATGVDTISSSEIEQATGIHAAQFRKDLSYFGEFGRPGIGYNVYDLQSRLAKILKVEKEQPVILVGAGNLGSALIGFPAFRRHNFHIVAAFDNDKNKIGQRLWDLDVLDVDALKQVNEAFKARIAIIAVPASAAQVVTDQLVEANVRVILNFAPTTIRVPEDVVVRNVCFIQELAVLSYHLSADGPDR; translated from the coding sequence ATGCCTCGAAGCCTGAGAGTCCCGGTCCCGACGCTGGAGCGTCTGGCGACCTATCTACGTTACCTGAACGACCTGGAAGCGACCGGCGTGGATACCATATCCTCGTCCGAGATCGAGCAGGCGACGGGCATCCATGCGGCTCAGTTTCGGAAGGACCTCTCGTACTTCGGGGAGTTCGGGCGGCCGGGCATCGGCTACAACGTGTACGACCTGCAGTCCCGCCTGGCGAAGATCCTGAAGGTCGAGAAGGAACAGCCGGTCATCCTGGTGGGCGCGGGCAACCTCGGCTCGGCCCTGATAGGCTTCCCGGCGTTCCGGCGTCACAACTTCCACATCGTCGCCGCATTCGACAACGACAAGAACAAGATCGGCCAGCGCCTGTGGGACCTGGACGTCCTGGACGTGGACGCCCTGAAGCAGGTCAACGAGGCCTTCAAGGCGCGGATAGCCATCATCGCCGTTCCCGCATCGGCGGCCCAGGTGGTCACCGATCAACTGGTGGAGGCGAATGTCCGGGTGATCCTGAACTTCGCCCCGACGACCATCCGCGTCCCGGAGGACGTGGTCGTGCGCAACGTCTGCTTCATCCAGGAGCTTGCCGTTCTCTCCTACCACCTATCCGCCGACGGCCCGGATCGCTGA
- the rsmG gene encoding 16S rRNA (guanine(527)-N(7))-methyltransferase RsmG, whose protein sequence is MSGAAKLGIALDDDQAARFDAFTALLLEWNERVNLTRIVEPSEIALKHYLDSLSLLSVLDVPSGASLLDVGSGAGIPAIPLAIARPDLRITVLDSVRKKLAFVEVVLRELGISEALTVHARAEDAARDKAHRERYGLVAARAVARLPVLAELCIPFCRVGGWFAAYKGPAAAGEVADAGNAIRALGGGAPRAEAFSLPGTGDGRTIVLVRKERRTPPAYPRKAGVPSADPL, encoded by the coding sequence ATGTCAGGGGCCGCGAAGCTCGGCATCGCGCTCGACGACGACCAGGCCGCCCGGTTCGACGCCTTCACCGCCCTCCTGCTGGAGTGGAACGAGCGCGTCAACCTCACGCGGATCGTGGAGCCGTCCGAGATCGCCCTCAAGCACTACCTCGACTCGCTCTCCCTGCTCTCCGTGCTGGATGTACCCTCCGGCGCGTCCCTTCTCGACGTCGGCTCTGGCGCGGGCATCCCTGCGATCCCGCTCGCAATCGCCCGGCCCGACCTCAGGATCACCGTGCTCGACTCCGTCCGCAAGAAACTCGCGTTCGTAGAGGTCGTCCTGCGCGAACTGGGCATCTCCGAGGCGCTGACGGTCCACGCCCGCGCCGAAGACGCCGCCCGCGATAAGGCGCATCGGGAGCGGTACGGCCTGGTCGCCGCCCGCGCCGTCGCCCGCCTGCCCGTCCTTGCCGAACTGTGCATCCCGTTCTGCAGGGTCGGCGGGTGGTTCGCCGCGTACAAGGGGCCGGCCGCCGCCGGGGAGGTCGCCGATGCCGGGAACGCCATCCGAGCGCTCGGGGGAGGCGCGCCGCGCGCCGAGGCCTTCTCCCTCCCTGGGACCGGCGACGGGCGGACGATCGTCCTGGTCCGGAAGGAACGCCGGACCCCGCCGGCCTACCCGCGCAAGGCGGGCGTACCGTCCGCCGATCCCCTCTAG
- a CDS encoding sigma-70 family RNA polymerase sigma factor, with translation MSFPDLIQEGNIGLIRAVEKFDYLKGYKFSTYATWWIRQAITRAIADQGRTIRIPVHMVETINRLMKTQSHLTQELGRDPTLDEIAKEMEIPVERVSEIYRIAPEPLSLETPIGEEEDSHLADFIQDQETVSPDDAATHQLLRERIVEVLSELTPRERDVLRMRFGLDDGYPRTLEEVGRHFAVTRERIRQIEAKALKKLRHAKRRKKLEEYLT, from the coding sequence ATGTCGTTCCCCGATCTCATCCAGGAGGGGAACATCGGCCTCATCCGCGCGGTCGAGAAGTTCGACTACCTGAAGGGCTACAAGTTCAGCACATACGCCACATGGTGGATTCGCCAGGCCATCACCCGCGCCATCGCCGACCAGGGGCGCACGATCCGCATACCCGTGCACATGGTCGAGACGATCAACCGGCTCATGAAGACCCAGAGCCACCTGACTCAGGAGCTCGGGCGCGACCCGACGCTCGACGAGATCGCGAAGGAGATGGAGATACCGGTCGAGCGCGTGAGCGAGATCTACCGCATCGCGCCGGAGCCGCTCTCGCTGGAGACTCCCATCGGCGAGGAGGAAGACAGCCACCTGGCTGACTTCATACAGGACCAGGAGACCGTATCGCCCGACGACGCGGCGACCCATCAGCTTCTGCGGGAGCGGATCGTGGAGGTGCTCTCCGAGCTCACTCCGAGGGAGCGCGACGTGCTTCGGATGCGGTTCGGGCTCGACGACGGCTACCCGAGGACGCTGGAGGAGGTCGGCCGGCACTTCGCGGTCACCCGCGAGCGCATCCGCCAGATCGAGGCGAAGGCGCTGAAGAAGCTCCGCCACGCCAAGCGGCGCAAGAAGCTCGAGGAGTACCTGACGTAG
- a CDS encoding PEP-CTERM sorting domain-containing protein — MVRLRNVLLFVLLAAVASSTALAAEDNWRISLRADNGSGGGSGIDMQAGALPLAIDGPRPGAWEREDLEAYYLTDFPQVVRWISTVIAEDTRTWTRDIRSPATPASYPGGTKVWDLRIAGMPNATPDPIRLFLRTLSSGSLQPAAVGGVEVGYRLVMVDNRGVPGAPANLRVWDLPIPTAHASEPYWYLPQADWLPMLRVSSPTHEAMIAEGYVMRFEQYVLTGEYPVPEPAAMPALGMGLAGIAASALRKRRA; from the coding sequence ATGGTCAGGCTTCGAAATGTCCTGTTGTTCGTCTTGCTGGCCGCAGTCGCTTCCTCGACAGCCCTCGCCGCCGAGGACAACTGGCGCATAAGCCTAAGAGCCGATAACGGTTCTGGTGGTGGCTCCGGTATAGATATGCAGGCAGGAGCGCTTCCCTTAGCCATCGACGGTCCGCGCCCAGGGGCGTGGGAACGAGAGGACTTGGAGGCTTACTACCTTACTGACTTCCCACAGGTGGTTCGGTGGATATCAACGGTCATTGCGGAGGATACACGGACCTGGACGAGGGATATACGCTCTCCAGCGACCCCAGCCTCATACCCGGGCGGCACGAAGGTCTGGGACCTGCGCATCGCGGGGATGCCGAACGCCACCCCCGATCCGATCCGGCTCTTCCTGCGGACCCTCAGTTCCGGATCGCTCCAGCCCGCCGCAGTCGGCGGCGTCGAGGTCGGCTACCGGCTAGTCATGGTGGATAACCGGGGCGTCCCCGGCGCTCCCGCGAACCTGCGGGTGTGGGACCTGCCGATCCCGACCGCCCACGCCTCCGAGCCGTACTGGTATCTCCCACAGGCCGACTGGCTGCCGATGCTGAGGGTCAGTTCTCCCACGCACGAGGCGATGATCGCGGAGGGTTACGTGATGCGCTTCGAGCAGTATGTTCTGACCGGCGAGTATCCGGTCCCCGAGCCCGCCGCGATGCCGGCACTGGGGATGGGGCTCGCGGGCATCGCCGCGTCGGCGTTGCGTAAGCGGCGCGCATAA